Genomic DNA from Modestobacter versicolor:
CCAGGTCCTGACCCGGCTGCCCGCGGGCTACCGCGCGATCGTGGCCGACAACGGCTCCACCGACGGCTCGGCGCAGATCGCCGCCGACCACGGGGCGACCGTGGTCACGGTCCCGCAGCGCGGCTTCGGCGCCGCGGCCCACGCCGGGCTGGAGGCCGCCACCGCCGACGTCGTCTGCTTCTGCGACGCCGACGCCTCGATGGACCCCGCCCAGCTGCCGCGGGTCGCCGGCCCGGTGCTCGCCGGGGAGGCCGACCTGGTGCTCGGCCGGCGCCGGCCCACCGCCCGGGGCGCCTGGCCGCTGCACGCCCGGGTGGCCAACACCGCGCTGGGCGTCATGCTCCGCCGCCGCACCGGCCGCTCGCTGCACGACCTCGGCCCGATGCGCGCCGGGCGCCGCGAGGCCCTGCTGGCCCTGGGCATCACCGATCGCCGGTTCGGCTACCCGTTGGAGATGGTCACCCGGGCGGCCGACGCCGGCTGGCGGATCGTCGAGGTGGACGTCGACTACGCCCCGCGCGCCGAGGGCACCAAGTCCAAGGTCACCGGCACGGTGCGGGGCACCCTGCGGACCATCAACGACATGCGCAAGGTGCTGGCCCGTTGAGCGGACAGCATCGTGAGCATCGCAGCGAGCGCCAGCGAGCGAGGAGCGGAGCGATGCGCGGGAGCGACGATGGGGTGACCCAGCTGCTGGTGATCACCAAGGCGCCGGTGCCGGGCCGGAGCAAGACCCGGCTCAGCCCGCCGTGCACCCCCGACCAGGCGGCCGCGATCGCCGCCGCGGCGGTCGGCGACACCCTGGACGCCGTCCGGGCCACGCCGGTGCAGCGCCGGGTGGTCGCCCTGGACGGCGCACCGCGGGACCTCGACCTGTCCGGCTGCGTCGTCGTCCCGCAGGTCGAGGGCGACCTCGGCACCCGGCTGGCGCACGCCTTCGCCGACGCCATGGCCGCACCGGACGGCGAGCTGCCCACCCTGCTCATCGGGATGGACACCCCGCAGGTGACGCCGGAGCTGCTCGCCGACGCGCTGGACCAGCTGGTGGCGGCCGGCCCCGGGACGGCGGTGCTCGGCGTCGCCCCGGACGGCGGCTGGTGGGCGCTGGGCCTGCACTCCCCCGCCGCAGCTCTCGTCCTGCCCGACGTCCCGATGTCGCGCGGCG
This window encodes:
- a CDS encoding glycosyltransferase family 2 protein → MPDVVFPCLDEAGALPQVLTRLPAGYRAIVADNGSTDGSAQIAADHGATVVTVPQRGFGAAAHAGLEAATADVVCFCDADASMDPAQLPRVAGPVLAGEADLVLGRRRPTARGAWPLHARVANTALGVMLRRRTGRSLHDLGPMRAGRREALLALGITDRRFGYPLEMVTRAADAGWRIVEVDVDYAPRAEGTKSKVTGTVRGTLRTINDMRKVLAR
- a CDS encoding TIGR04282 family arsenosugar biosynthesis glycosyltransferase, encoding MRGSDDGVTQLLVITKAPVPGRSKTRLSPPCTPDQAAAIAAAAVGDTLDAVRATPVQRRVVALDGAPRDLDLSGCVVVPQVEGDLGTRLAHAFADAMAAPDGELPTLLIGMDTPQVTPELLADALDQLVAAGPGTAVLGVAPDGGWWALGLHSPAAALVLPDVPMSRGDTAVLTRAALEQAGLTVLDLPELTDIDHFPDAVAVAALCPEGSRTRRVVDDVAASLT